The sequence ACGGATTTGAATGGGATGCCAAGTTCATGCGCCATCCAGTAGTTGCGCGATGCCCGCGAACGATAAACGCCATAGATCGTCAGCATCTTCGGCCTCCTCCTTTGCGATGCATGACTCCATACGCGATTGCAGATGCAGGCAGAAGCGGTTCCCATTGATATGTCACATGAAATCTTTTGATGCGACGGTCGCTTGCTCCCAGCCGCCGATAAGGAGGCGCCCCGGCGGCGGTGTTGTCTGCAACCTTTAGGAGATTTTTCCGCACGATGTTTAGAGAAGCATAACCTCTATTCGCTAGCCTTGGGAATGGAAAGTCCGGCCGCTCTTCCGGAGGCTTTGCTTGGCAAGGAAAACGTCCCGCAGTAGCCGATACGCCGCCCTCAACGCGGGGCGACAACGCGGAGACGCGCCGGTTGATCGACGCCGGCAACCGCCTTGCGGAGGAGGTAGCACGCATCTTCCCGCCAGAACCCGACATCGCGGACCGCCACTATTGGCTGGAAACGATGATCAACCACGTTCCCGATTATATCTATGCCAAAGACACCGAAGGGCGGTTTCTCATCGCCAACGAAGTGACCGTTGCTGACAATGGTCTCGATAGCCTTCAGGATCTCGTTGGCAAAACCGATTTCGACTTGCATCCGCGCGAATTCGCTCAGGGTTTCGCCGAAATAGAACGCCGCGTAATTGAGACGGGCGAGCCGATCTTCGGCATCGAAGAGCGGGCGATCGTCACGAAAGGCCGCGACCGCTGGCTGATGACCTCGAAAGTGCCGCTGCGCAACCAGCGCGGCAAGATTGTCGGCGTTGTCGGCGTCTCGCGCGACATCACCGATCGAAAGGGTGCCGAGCGCCTGCTCGAAGGCCAAGCGCGGCTGCTGGAGATGATAGCGAAGGGCAGGCCGCTCGATGAATTCTTCACCGAATTGATCCTGCTGATCGAACTGCTGCTGCCCGGTATCAAAGGGTCAGTTCTGCTCCTCTCGGAGGACGGCCGCCATCTCCTGCACGGCGCCGCTCCAAGCCTCGACGAGGTCTATTGCGCCGCCATCCATGGTGTTGAGATCGGCCCGAACGTGGGTTCCTGCGGAACGGCCGCCTGGCGCGGCGAGCAGGTAATCGTCTCCGACGTGCTCTCTGATCTGCTTTGGGAAGGATATGCCGACCTCCTGCGGCCTTGCGCTTTACGTTCTTGCTGGTCCACGCCGATTGTTTCACGCGAACGCCAGGTCCTCGGCACGTTCGCGCTCTATTCGGGGGAAGTCGGCGTCCCGGGCGACCGGCAGCAGGAGTTGATCGCGATGGCTGCTCATCTGGCGGGGATCGCGATCGAGCGCAAGCGGGCCGAAGACAGGATCAGTTTCATGGCCCATCACGATGCCTTGACGGGCCTGCCCAACCGCGTCCTCTTCGAGGAGCAGGTGGCCGGGATGCTCGAGGCAATTCGCGGATGCGATCAGTGGGCGGTTCTGGCCTTTCTCGATCTCGACAACTTCAAACTGATCAACGACAGCCTCGGTCATACCGCCGGTGATGAGCTGCTTAAGGCGGTGGCAGAACGCATGCGCGCCGCAGTGCGTAAGTCCGACGTTGTCGTGCGCGTCGGCGGCGATGAGTTCATCATCCTCCTGAACGGGCTACCGACGGAACAGGAGGTGGTGCTCTCCCGCCTGGAGGATATTCGCGCCGCGATTGCCACCCCGGTGCAGCTCAACGATTGCAGCCTGCAGGTCACTTGCAGCATGGGCGTCGCCTGCTTCCCCAACCAGGGCCGGACCGTAAGCGAACTGCTCGCCAACGCCGATATGGCCATGTATCGCGCCAAGGAACTCGGCCGCAACAACCTCCAGGTCTTTTCCGAGGAGATGGCCGCCAAGGCTCATGAGAAGCTCCAGCGGCAGGAAGAACTGCGTGAGGCAATCGCCCGCGAAGAATTCGTCCTGCATTACCAGCCGCAGATGAGCCTTGAGAGCGGCCGCATCTTCGCGGCCGAAGCTCTGTTGCGATGGAGGCATCCGCTTCGCGGCATGCTCTCCCCTGCTACTTTCGTTCCGCTCGCTGAAGAGACCGGCCTGATCGTGCCGATCGGTGATTGGGTACTGAGAACCGCCTGCCGCCAGTGCAAGGCCTGGCAGGATGCCGGGCTGGCGCCTCTGATCATCAGCGTCAACGTGTCCGCGCGGCAGTTTCGCGAACGCAACTGGGCCGCGCGGGTGGCGGCGGTACTGACTGAAACGGGTCTGGAGGCGCGTTATCTCGAGCTCGAATTGACCGAGAGCCTGATCATGCAGGACGTGCAAGGGGCGATCGCGACCATGCATGAGCTCGAGGCAATCGGTGTGCATCTGGCCATCGATGATTTCGGGACGGGATATTCGAGCCTCAGCGCGCTCAAACGCTTTCCGGTGCGGCGGTTGAAGATCGATCGCTCGTTTGTAGAGGACATTCCCTCCGACCCCGATGACAAGGCAATTACCTCGGCGATCATCTCGCTCGCGCAGAAGCTCGGCCTGCGCGTGATTGCCGAAGGGGTAGAAACCCTCGATCAGGTTGAATTTCTGCGCCAGAGCGGTTGCGACGAGATCCAGGGCTATTTCTTCAGCCGGCCGCTGCCCGCCGGCGATTTCGAGGCGCTGCTGCGGCAAACCTTGTGCGTCTTAAACGATGCGTGGCGCGTGTAGGTGCCACGCGGCCGGGGTCTGGTGTCATACCAGCGGTTGTGAACTGCGATAGCACAATTGTGATCGGAAGTTTGCTGACACAAGCCGGCTCCGGCCGTAAATGCGAATCTGGAGCAAGATGAGAAAAAAACATAAGCGGTTTTCGCTTGCGTCCTGCTCCGGCTTATCGATATCGATCACAATGATTTTGGATTGCTTCAATCCAAGGTCACCGTGATCTATTCGAAAGGCAGGGAGGCGTGAGTCGCTGATGCCTGTCCTGCCGCTCCTTCAGTCGCCGCACTCAAACCACAAGAGCTCGATGTCATCGCTGCCTGTCTTTTCCCGCCGCCAGTTCCTCCGCACATCCGGACTCGCAATCGCCTCCGCCGGCCTTGCGGGCTGCACCTCTTCGATGAACACCGATCGGTTTCGCCAGGAAACGGCGCCGGTTTTCCGCAATCCCGCTCTTGAGAGTCGCTGGATCGACCCCGCCGAAGGCATACTGGAAGGACCGGTCGGCGAGCCGACGGGATTACCGGCCCAGGACCCTTACTACGAGGAGATCTATGCGGCGATGGAGGATGGCGGCTTCCTGATCCCTGCGGTGCCCTATCGGCAGATCGATGCCCGTTTCTATCGCCAGGAAGTCAGCGATCCGTTCGGCGAGCGGCCTGGCACCATCGTCGTGGATACGGCCGACCGCTATCTCTACCTCATCCAGCCGGGTGGCCAGGCTCTACGATATGGGGTCGGGCTTGGCCGAGAGGGTTTCGCCTGGTCGGGACGCGGCGTCATCCAGTGGAAGCAGAAGTGGCCAAAATGGACGCCGCCGGGCTCAATGATTGCGCGCCAGCCGATCCTGGCGAAATACTCGGCGCAGAATGGAGGCATGCCACCGGGGCTCGACAACCCGCTCGGATCGCGCGCGCTCTATATCTTCCAGAACGGCCAGGATACGCTCTATCGCGTGCATGGAACGCCGGAATGGCAGTCGATCGGCAAGGCGGTTTCATCCGGTTGTGTGCGCATGATCAACCAGGATGTCATCGATCTTTACGACCGTGTGCGTAATAAGGCGCCGATCCTGGTCATCTGACGGATTTACGTTTCCGCTGAGCGATCAGCCTTCGTGCTGATCGTTCGCGAGCCGCTGCGTCAGCCGGTGCAGGGCTTCGCGCAATTCGCCGACCTCTTCAAGGCTGCAACCCGTGGCCTTGCCGATTTCGATCAGTATCCCGAAGGCCTCGTCCTTCAGGTCCCGGCCATTTTCCGTGAGACTGACGATCACCTGCCGCTCGTCGGCCGGATCGCGCAGCCGGGTGACATAACCGGCCGCTTCCAGCCGCTTGAGCAGCGGAGAAAGAGTGCCGGAATCGAGGCCCAGCTCTTCGCCGATCCGCTTCACCGTCATGCTGTCCTGCTGCCATAGCGCGAGCAGCACGAGATATTGCGGGTAGGTGAGCCCGAAACGGTCAAGCAGCGGCTTATAGGCGCGGTTGAAGGCATGCGCCGCCGAATAAACGGCAAAACAGAGTTGCTTGCCGAGCGTCAGTACCTCATCGGACAGGGCATCAAATTTCGCCACTTTGGTCGTCATGATGGCATTGTCGCAAATTCGCGCCGACAATGCAATTTGCAAAATTAATTTGCGAGCAATTTAATTTTGCGATAAGTATCTGCCCATCGGCAACATCACACGAAGGAGACTGCCATGCCTATCGTTTACCGCACCACCGCATCCGCGACCGGCGGCCGCGCCGGCCAGGCCAAGAGCGCTGACGGCGTGCTCGACGTTACCCTCACCGTGCCGAAGGAACTCGGCGGCGACGGCGCGCGCGGCACCAATCCGGAGCAACTCTTCGCCGCCGGCTATTCCGCCTGCTTCCTCGGCGCGCTGAAGTTCGTCGCCGGCAAGGAAAAGGTAAAGCTTCCGGAAGACACCAAAGTGACAGGCACGGTGGGCATCGGCCCTCGCGAGGACGGCACGGGTTTCGGCATCGACGCGGCGCTTGAAATCTCGGCGCCCGGCGTTGACCGGGCGGTAGTCGAGGACCTGGTGCAGAAGGCGCATATCGTTTGCCCCTACAGCCATGCGACAAAGGGCAATATCGACGTGAAACTGACGGTCGCCTGAGAGCGAGCTCGTTGCTGTTATAAGCTGAGGCCCGAAACGCGTTTCGGGCCTCAGCTTTGTCTTTCGCGACCTCGGTACAGGGCGATTCCCGGCAGCCCACCCGACGAGCGCGTGCCTCGAGCGATTTGTAAAGGGGCCGCCTAGGCCTTCTTTAGAAACTCGGTGCGCAGCACCAGTCCCTTGATCTTTTCGACCCGGCACTCGACCTCTTCCGGATCGCCCGTCAGGCGAATGCCCTTGACCAGCGTGCCGCGCTTCAACGTGGTGGAGGTCCCCTTTACCTTCAGATCCTTGATCAGCGTGACATTGTCGCCGTCCTTCAGGATGGCGCCGTTCGAGTCCTTAACGTCCATGGTCAATCCTTTGAGTATATAACTGGGTTACCGCTTCAGGCTGCCGAGGATACCGCGCACCAGGGCACGGCCGACCTGGGTTGCTACGGTGCGGGCAACCGATTTCATCGCGGCTTCGACGATCGTCTCACGCTGGTATCCGGACGAACGCGCCTGTTTGCCTGCCGGCTTTTCCGACGCATCGTCACCGAAACCGGGCAGGGTCCAGCGTCCGCTGCCGGTCTCCTGGGCTTGCGCCTCTGCCTGTTTGGCTTCCGCCTGCTCCGCGGCCTTGGCCGCCCGTTTTGCAAGCATCTCGTAGGCGGATTCCCGATCGAAGTCTTCGTCATAGAGACCACGCACCGGACTGACGTCCATCACCTTCTGGCGCTCGGCCTCCGTCAGCGGACCGAGGCGGGAAGCCGGCGGGCGGATCAGCGTCCGCTCCACTATCGAGGGTGAGCCCTTGCCCTCAAGCGTCGAGACCAGCGCCTCGCCGGTACCGAGGTTGGTGATCACCTCTGCGCAATTAAAATCGGGATTGGGGCGGAACGTGTCGGCCGCCGTCCTGACCGCCTTCTGTTCGCGCGGGGTATAGGCGCGGAGCGCATGCTGGACGCGATTGCCGAGCTGCGCCAGCACCGTTTCCGGCACATCGAGCGGATTCTGGGTGACGAAATAAACGCCGACGCCCTTGGAGCGGATGAGACGAACCACTTGTTCGACGCGCTCGACGAGCACCTTTGGTGCATCGTTGAAGAGCAGATGCGCCTCGTCGAAGAAGAACACCAGCTTCGGCTTGTCCGGATCGCCGACCTCGGGCAATTCCTCGAAAAGCTCCGAGAGAAGCCAAAGGAGAAAGGTCGCGTAGAGCCGCGGGTTCATCATCAGCTTGTCGGCGGCAAGCACCGAGATTGCGCCCCGACCGTCATTGGTGGTGCGCATGATGTCGGTGATCTTCAGTGCCGGTTCGCCGAAGAAATGCTGTGCGCCCTGCTGCTCGAGGATCAGCAGCTCGCGCTGGATCGAGCCTACCGAGGACTTGGAGATGAAGCCGAACTGGTTGGAAAGCGCGCTTGCGTTCTCGCCCATATAGTTGAGCAGCGACTGCAGATCCTTGAGGTCGAGGAGGGGAAGTCCGCCCTCATCGGCGATCTTGAAGGCGATGTTCAACACGCCTTCCTGGGCATCGCTAGCGTTCATCAGTCGCGACAGGAGGAGCGGTCCCATCTCCGACATGGTGGTGCGCACCCGGTGGCCCTTCTCTCCGTAGAGGTCCCAGAAGATCACCGGAAACTCCTGGAACTCGTAGGGCGTAAGGCCGATCTGCTCAGCCCGTTTCAGCAGAAAGTCCTTCGGCTCGCCGATCGCCCCGATACCGGAAAGATCGCCCTTCACGTCGGCGCAGAAGACCGGCACGCCGGCATTTGAAAAGCCCTCGGCGAGGATCTGCAGCGTTACCGTCTTGCCTGTGCCGGTGGCGCCGGTGATCAGCCCGTGGCGGTTACCGAATTTGAGCTCCAGATACTCGGCCTTGTTGACCGAATCGTCCGGCTTGCGGCTGGTTCCGACATAGAGCTTGCCTTCCTGCAGCATGGGGGTTTCATCTCCGTTTTATCAATGAAACCGGGCAGTTCCCGCATGTTGCGCAAAGGCCCGTCATCGAAGTTTCGCTCAGCTCTGTTATAGGCGGTGCAGTTGCATGCGGCAACATGGTCGCAATCGGAAACAGTCGCGCCGGCGGCCGGATTGCCATTGGTAAGGCGCTGTGAAACCATGGCTGGAATTCGGGCGACGCTCCGCGGCCCTGACGGATTGGGGTTGTTATTGTCATTCCAGGACCGATCATTTACCTTGACGTTAACGTCAAAAATTCGAACGAGGAGATTTCCATGAGTGAACTGGTCACACGCGTCGCGGAGAATGTCGGAATCGAACCTGCGACGGCCGAAAAGGCTGTGGGGATGATCCTCGGTTTCCTCCAGCGCGAAGCGGCCGAAGGGCCGGTTGCCAAGATGATCGAGGCAATCCCGGGCGGGCCTGAGCTGGTCGCCCAGTATAGTGGCGAAGGCAGCAACGGTGGCGGATTGCTTGGCGGCCTCATGTCGGCGATCGGCGGCGGGGGCGTCATGGCGCTTGGCCAGCAACTGATGAGCGAGGGCCTCGGCATGGGCGAGATCACCGCGCTCGCCAAGGAAACCATCGCCTTTGCCAAGGAAAAGGCGGGTGACGAGGTGGTCGACGAGGTTGTCGCCTCCGTCCCGGGCCTCAGCCAATTCGTCTGATGACAACCCGTTAGACGCCCGAACCTGTGTCAAACACCCACCGAAGCGTTCGGTGGGTGTTGTTGTTTCGACTTTCCAGGATTTTGATCCCGTGTCAGGCAGCCTCGTCCCACTGAGGCGCCAGCCCTGCGGGACTGACGATCCGGCCGTCCGGGCGGGCGAGCCCGCTGATCGCCGCCATTTCCTCCCGCGTCAGCGCAAAATCGAAGATCTCAAAGTTTTCCTTGAGCCGCGATTCCGTCGCCGTTTTCGACAGCGCGACGACGTCCTTCTGTTGCACGAGCCAGCGCAGCGCCACCTGTGCAGCGGTCTTCCCATGGCGCGCGCCGGTGTCTTTGAGCAGGGGATCAGAAGGCACCCTGCCATTGGCCATGGCGTAATAGGCGGTGAGAGACATCCCAAGCCGGCGTGCGGTTTGCAGAACCTTCGTCTGGGCGAGATACGGGTGATACTCGACCTGATTGGTCGCGATCGGCGCGTCGCTGAACAGCACCGCCTCCTCCATCTGCGCCGTGTTGAAATTGCTGACGCCGATATGGCGCACCTTGCCTGCCTTCCGCACCTCGTTCAGCGCGCCGATACGCTCGGCCATCGGCACGCAGCTGCCCGGCCAATGGAGCAGCAGCAGATCGACATGATCGGTCTTCAGCTTTCGCAGGCTTTCATCGACCGAGCCGATGAACGCGTCATGGCGATAATTGTCGACCCAGACTTTCGTCGTCAGGAAGATGTCCGCACGCGGAATTCCCGACTTGCGGATTGCTTCGCCGACTTCCGCCTCGTTGCGATAGGCCTGAGCCGTGTCGACATGGCGGAAACCGAGCCTCAAAGCTTCCGGTAGTATGTGAAGCACCTCGGGTCCAGACATGCGGAACGTGCCGAAGCCGAGAGCGGGTATATTGGCGCCGTTTGAATTGACTGCATGCATTGAGGGCTCCTTGATCTAGGGTCAGCCGAGAGAAGCAACACCCCT is a genomic window of Sinorhizobium numidicum containing:
- a CDS encoding L,D-transpeptidase family protein, coding for MSSLPVFSRRQFLRTSGLAIASAGLAGCTSSMNTDRFRQETAPVFRNPALESRWIDPAEGILEGPVGEPTGLPAQDPYYEEIYAAMEDGGFLIPAVPYRQIDARFYRQEVSDPFGERPGTIVVDTADRYLYLIQPGGQALRYGVGLGREGFAWSGRGVIQWKQKWPKWTPPGSMIARQPILAKYSAQNGGMPPGLDNPLGSRALYIFQNGQDTLYRVHGTPEWQSIGKAVSSGCVRMINQDVIDLYDRVRNKAPILVI
- a CDS encoding MarR family winged helix-turn-helix transcriptional regulator, which encodes MTTKVAKFDALSDEVLTLGKQLCFAVYSAAHAFNRAYKPLLDRFGLTYPQYLVLLALWQQDSMTVKRIGEELGLDSGTLSPLLKRLEAAGYVTRLRDPADERQVIVSLTENGRDLKDEAFGILIEIGKATGCSLEEVGELREALHRLTQRLANDQHEG
- a CDS encoding organic hydroperoxide resistance protein: MPIVYRTTASATGGRAGQAKSADGVLDVTLTVPKELGGDGARGTNPEQLFAAGYSACFLGALKFVAGKEKVKLPEDTKVTGTVGIGPREDGTGFGIDAALEISAPGVDRAVVEDLVQKAHIVCPYSHATKGNIDVKLTVA
- a CDS encoding alkylphosphonate utilization protein — protein: MDVKDSNGAILKDGDNVTLIKDLKVKGTSTTLKRGTLVKGIRLTGDPEEVECRVEKIKGLVLRTEFLKKA
- a CDS encoding helicase HerA-like C-terminal domain-containing protein, producing the protein MLQEGKLYVGTSRKPDDSVNKAEYLELKFGNRHGLITGATGTGKTVTLQILAEGFSNAGVPVFCADVKGDLSGIGAIGEPKDFLLKRAEQIGLTPYEFQEFPVIFWDLYGEKGHRVRTTMSEMGPLLLSRLMNASDAQEGVLNIAFKIADEGGLPLLDLKDLQSLLNYMGENASALSNQFGFISKSSVGSIQRELLILEQQGAQHFFGEPALKITDIMRTTNDGRGAISVLAADKLMMNPRLYATFLLWLLSELFEELPEVGDPDKPKLVFFFDEAHLLFNDAPKVLVERVEQVVRLIRSKGVGVYFVTQNPLDVPETVLAQLGNRVQHALRAYTPREQKAVRTAADTFRPNPDFNCAEVITNLGTGEALVSTLEGKGSPSIVERTLIRPPASRLGPLTEAERQKVMDVSPVRGLYDEDFDRESAYEMLAKRAAKAAEQAEAKQAEAQAQETGSGRWTLPGFGDDASEKPAGKQARSSGYQRETIVEAAMKSVARTVATQVGRALVRGILGSLKR
- a CDS encoding aldo/keto reductase; translated protein: MHAVNSNGANIPALGFGTFRMSGPEVLHILPEALRLGFRHVDTAQAYRNEAEVGEAIRKSGIPRADIFLTTKVWVDNYRHDAFIGSVDESLRKLKTDHVDLLLLHWPGSCVPMAERIGALNEVRKAGKVRHIGVSNFNTAQMEEAVLFSDAPIATNQVEYHPYLAQTKVLQTARRLGMSLTAYYAMANGRVPSDPLLKDTGARHGKTAAQVALRWLVQQKDVVALSKTATESRLKENFEIFDFALTREEMAAISGLARPDGRIVSPAGLAPQWDEAA